In Topomyia yanbarensis strain Yona2022 chromosome 2, ASM3024719v1, whole genome shotgun sequence, one DNA window encodes the following:
- the LOC131685217 gene encoding neurofibromin isoform X2, translated as MATQKPGEWANSLLARFEEQLPYRTGPHGTQARLSIDQTMTCLIQISRYRFSLVISGLTKMLQRVNEIFIILQFQPPACRGHEPERCCYDSLIIILETLERCLSGQSKDTARFEEAMNVKLLLREICQFIDIQNENNQNATSLKALASKVLYALSQNHFGAVFNRISARLQELSTSSEENPDYSDIELIQHIDLDVNRLTKLLTETIQKFKSLKKSAHFILLNSLEKALWNWIEFHPKEFEDLQRNPNDELSKGCETFFDILDSYAENKKARSAVWPLQIMLLVLSPKVLEEIVNADSGAPCSPRHLKKKHFMEGIKKGLGAHASSKQSTESAAIACVKLCKASTYININDSNNVTFQLVQSIINDLKTLLFNPAKPFSRGQGYNFQDIDLMIDCWVSCFRIKPHNNEALKVCLSLNSPPAYHFVIVSSLLKIVTQARLPWWPQIDLVYARSGELRALFTDTLNKATQGYIAHTPLRMITSLTLKSKDAQSRLTRPDEGPAHKALLLLMVRLIHADPMLLLNSLGKAGHEVQSSTLELINGLVSLVHQPTMPDVAQEAMEALLALHSPDKIEVWNPEAPINTFWDVSSQVLFSISQKLIQHQIANYTDVLKWLREILICRNTFLQRHKDYANVGSQIAICRQAHIKLEVVFFMYLWSVDLDAVMVSLSCFGLLCEEAEIRSGSDELTVVCILANYHLYQELSHTSSTLTTQNVESRYNFYEHTQGRAALQKNIMSLLRKIEHCVNGVQPAWEETFRNWEVTSKLLQNYPKGKPEEGQAEVFHRSMGKRRASHQSSEHDLEEQITEWANMTWFLLALGGVCLQKPRLQRVTQSQMLPIGVSGPSLMQSTTSLSSSSSGRGSMHPIMGTLVSSIGGGSQDVQYCPVTQFIGQLLRLLVCNNEKFGPQIQKHVKELVGQEMSAQLYPILFDQIRAIVEKFFDQQGQVVVTDINTQFIEHTIYIMKSVLDGRQSKDQNDQPSNAEHLGVTSIENLMLAIVRYVRHLDMTVHAIHIKTKLCQLVEVMMKRRDDLAFRQEMKFRNKLVEYLTDWVMGTSHQIAPPSSGDVTIITRDLDQACMEAVAALLRGLPLQPEESDRGDLMDAKSALFLKYFTLFMNLLNDCVDGSEADKDTNNPPLLPPRPRVAAGKLTALRNATIQAMSNLLSANIDSGLMHSIDLGYNPDLQTRAAFMEVLTQILQQGTEFDTLAESVMADRFEQLVQLVTMISDKGELPIAMALASVVTTSQMDELARVLVTLFDAKHLLSPLLWNMFYREVEVSDCMQTLFRGNSLGSKIMAFCFKIYGASYLQGLLEPLIRPLLDDPVTSFEVDPARLEANEDIEENRKNLIALTQKVFDAIVNSADRFPPQLRSMCHCLYQVLSKRFPNLLQNNIGAVGTVIFLRFINPAIVSPQELGIVGKQVPTQTKRGLMLMSKILQNIANHVEFSKEQHMLCFNDFLRSHFEDGRRFFIKIASDCETVDQTSHSMSFISDANVLALHRLLWSHQERIGDYLSSSRDHKAVGRRPFDKMATLLAYLGPPEHKPVDSHLLFSSYARWSSIDMSSTNFEEIMVKHQMHEKEEFKTLKSMNIFYQAGTSKAGNPVFYYIARRYKIGETNGDLLIYHVILTLKPFCHSPFEVVIDFTHTCSDNRFRTEFLQKWFYVLPEVAYENLHAAYIYNCNSWVREYTKFHDRILAPLKGCRKLIFLDSPAKLNDVIDPEQQKLPGATLSLDEDLKVFNNALKLSHKDTKVAIKVGPTALQITSAEKTKVLAHSVLLNDVYYASEIEEVCLVDDNQFTLSIANESSQLSFIHNDCDNIVQAIIHIRNRWELSQPDSVTVHQKIRPKDVPGTLLNMALLNLGSSDPNLRTAAYNQLCALTATFDLKIAGQLLETQGLCIPSNNTIFIKSVSETLATNEPHLTLEFLEECIQGFQRSTIELKHLCLEYMTPWLANLVRFCKPSDEGKRQKQVALILEKLINLTIEQKEMYPSIQAKIWGSIGRITELIDMVLDNFIHKSVSSGLGSPQVEIMADTAVALASANVQLVAKKVIGRLCRVMDKTCHSPTAYLEQHMMWDDIAILARYLLMLSFNNCLDVARHLPYLFHTVTFLVCSGSLSMRASTHGLVINIIHSLCTCTKPSFSEDTQRVLRLSLDEFSLPKFYLLFGISKVKSAAVTAFRSSCRHPNDRWLGNERVSQAPPPDRERLALPSLEVITDALLEIMEACMRDIPECDWLQTWTSLAKSFAFCYNPALQPRALIVFGCISKSITDQDVKQLLRILVKALESFTDTILLESLVMCLTRLQPLLRPESPIHKALFWVAVSVLQLDEPTLYAAGLALLEQNLHTLNSQQLFDKQNIADVMMTTREPLEWHFKQLDHAVGLSFKSNFHFALVGHLLKGFRHPTPTTVSRTSRVLTMLLGIVAKPHERDKFEVTPDSVAYLTALVCLSEEVRSRCHVKHTLPRWPVETGVAAEPGSGGDHLAAGGTAGSQAGTAGSQNVRRQKSWDMLDQSAIQFARQSHKVQPHQDPAIRGKSWRSLDLTHNPHLGMISHSTFVSHACTNTNTSTPSAYNTTTNSNNTITNNSNNTVGSSQLGGAYHRSDFRNRRSSSEPVNHQMVLTNPNIAKLLALRQAHIYPATGISSAPLPTGFGQNCSTGNAATTTTTTTNNLTTAHTSSATTTSTLTINTANSSATNSTSPAQSIEEIENDDEANNFIVDCLQDISSIKDKCSNTARLHFKTQRSFSVPTPRERQEKTAGISERQKERGSRSSVSNESNVLLDPEVLPDSSTQALVLTVLATLVKYTTDETETRVLYQYLAEGSVVFPKVFPVIHSLLDQKVNNVLSVSTDQIVLASVQSIIQNMLASEDASQQPLHFLQSCGFGGLWRFAGPFTKYNMMVESSELFVNCLEAMVETCLPMEDNSPMPPSPRPYNLSSSLSSLTLGSPTDKESLDHDGFSGSVSSLRRASCSKARSTKHRFVDSPTHNI; from the exons ATGGCAACGCAAAAGCCCGGTGAGTGGGCTAACTCACTTTTGGCCCGTTTCGAAGAGCAG CTGCCGTATCGAACCGGTCCGCATGGAACGCAGGCACGACTAAGCATCGATCAGACGATGACCTGTTTGATACAGATCTCCCGCTATCGGTTTTCGTTGGTCATCTCCGGCCTAACGAAAATGCTGCAGCGAGTGAATGAAATC TTCATTATTTTACAGTTCCAGCCACCGGCCTGCCGAGGACACGAACCGGAACGGTGCTGCTATGATTCGTTAATTATTATACTGGAAACGCTAGAGCGCTGCCTGTCTGGTCAATCGAAGGATACGGCTCGCTTCGAAGAGGCAATGAATGTGAAGTTACTATTGAGAGAGATTTGTCAGTTTATTG ACATTCAAAACGAAAACAACCAGAATGCAACTTCGCTGAAAGCTCTCGCATCCAAGGTTCTCTATGCACTGTCGCAAAATCATTTCGGAGCTGTCTTCAATCGTATTTCGGCTCGACTGCAGGAACTCAGTACATCTTCGGAAGAGAATCCAGACTACAGTGACATCGAGTTGATTCAGCATATTGATCTGGATGTAAATCGGCTTACGAAATTGTTAACTGAGACCATTCAGaaatttaaatcattgaaaAAGTCGGCTCACTTCATTTTACTGAACTCACTGGAAAAGGCTCTGTGGAATTGGATTGAGTTTCACCCGAAAGAGTTTGAAGATCTGCAGCGCAACCCGAACGATGAGCTGTCTAAAGGTTGCGAGACTTTCTTCGACATTCTGGACTCTTACGCAGAGAACAAGAAAGCTCGGTCAGCTGTTTGGCCACTGCAGATCATGCTTCTGGTTTTGAGTCCGAAGGTATTGGAAGAGATTGTTAATGCGGACTCGGGTGCTCCCTGTTCGCCGAGACACCTAAAGAAAAAGCATTTCATGGAAGGGATCAAGAAGGGATTGGGAGCGCATGCCTCCTCTAAACAGTCAACCGAATCGGCAGCTATCGCGTGTGTAAAGCTTTGCAAGGCTTCCACATACATCAACATCAACGATTCAAATAACGTCACTTTCCAGCTAGTGCAAAGTATTATCAATGACCTCAAAACGTTGCTGTTCAATCCTGCCAAACCGTTCTCCCGTGGACAGGGTTATAACTTCCAGGATATTGATCTGATGATCGATTGCTGGGTGTCCTGCTTCCGGATTAAGCCGCACAACAACGAAGCTCTGAAAGTTTGTCTCAGTTTGAACTCACCGCCTGCGTATCACTTCGTGATTGTTAGTTCACTGCTGAAAATTGTTACCCAAGCGAGACTGCCCTGGTGGCCACAGATTGATCTGGTTTATGCACGTTCCGGAGAGCTTAGGGCACTGTTTACAGACACTTTGAACAAAGCAACGCAGGGTTACATAGCGCATACTCCGCTGAGAATGATAACTTCGTTGACACTCAAATCTAAAGACGCCCAGAGTCGCTTGACTCGACCCGACGAAGGCCCGGCACATAAAGCTCTGCTGCTACTGATGGTTCGGTTGATTCATGCCGATCCGATGCTTTTGTTGAACAGTCTTGGTAAAGCCGGTCATGAAGTGCAAAGTTCAACTCTTGAACTGATCAACGGACTTGTCTCGCTGGTACATCAACCAACGATGCCCGATGTGGCGCAGGAAGCTATGGAAGCACTATTGGCGCTTCATTCTCCGGATAAAATCGAGGTATGGAATCCGGAAGCTCCCATCAACACATTCTGGGACGTCAGTTCCCAAGTACTGTTCTCCATCTCGCAGAAGCTGATCCAGCATCAAATCGCAAACTACACTGACGTACTCAAGTGGCTACGTGAGATTCTGATCTGTCGAAACACATTCCTCCAGCGGCACAAGGATTACGCTAATGTAGGCAGCCAGATTGCCATCTGCCGGCAGGCACACATCAAGTTAGAAGTGGTGTTTTTCATGTACCTGTGGTCGGTAGATTTGGACGCCGTTATGGTTTCCCTGTCCTGCTTTGGTTTGCTTTGCGAGGAAGCCGAAATACGTTCCGGTTCGGACGAACTCACCGTTGTGTGCATCCTAGCGAACTACCATCTGTATCAGGAGCTTTCGCACACGTCCAGCACACTTACCACGCAGAATGTGGAGTCCCGGTACAACTTTTACGAACATACGCAGGGCAGAGCGGCACTGCAGAAGAATATTATGTCGCTGTTGCGTAAAATCGAACACTGCGTCAATGGAGTTCAGCCGGCTTGGGAGGAAACGTTTCGCAACTGGGAGGTAACCTCGAAGCTGTTACaaaattatcccaaaggtaAACCCGAGGAAGGTCAAGCAGAGGTGTTTCACCGGAGCATGGGAAAGAGACGGGCCAGTCATCAGAGCTCGGAACACGATCTGGAAGAACAGATTACCGAGTGGGCAAACATGACCTGGTTTTTGCTAGCTTTGGGAGGTGTTTGTCTGCAGAAACCTCGCCTTCAGCGCGTGACGCAAAGTCAGATGCTGCCGATTGGTGTCAGTGGTCCCTCGTTGATGCAGTCGACAACATCGTTGTCCAGTTCCAGCTCTGGGCGAGGTTCGATGCATCCAATAATGGGCACCTTGGTGTCCTCAATTGGGGGTGGAAGTCAGGACGTCCAGTATTGTCCAGTAACGCAGTTCATCGGACAGTTGCTTCGACTGTTGGTCTGCAATAATGAGAAGTTTGGTCCGCAAATACAGAAACACGTCAAGGAACTGGTTGGACAGGAAATGTCTGCCCAACTGTATCCGATACTGTTCGATCAGATTCGAGCGATCGTGGAAAAGTTTTTCGACCAGCAAGGTCAGGTCGTGGTGACAGATATCAACACGCAATTTATCGAACATACAATTTACATTATGAAGTCGGTGCTGGACGGTCGACAAAGCAAAGATCAGAATGATCAACCCTCAAATGCTGAACATCTGGGAGTCACGAGTATCGAAAACTTAATGTTGGCCATCGTAAGGTATGTCCGTCATCTAGACATGACGGTGCACGCAATTCACATCAAAACCAAGCTCTGCCAGTTGGTTGAAGTTATGATGAAACGACGTGATGATTTGGCGTTCCGGCAGGAGATGAAATTTCGGAACAAGCTGGTTGAATACTTGACGGACTGGGTCATGGGAACGTCCCATCAGATAGCACCCCCTAGTTCGGGAGATGTGACTATCATAACACGCGATCTCGATCAGGCCTGTATGGAAGCAGTGGCAGCACTGCTACGCGGACTCCCTCTACAACCGGAGGAGTCCGATCGTGGTGACCTGATGGACGCCAAGAGTGCTCTTTTCTTGAAATACTTTACGCTGTTTATGAATCTCCTGAACGATTGTGTTGATGGATCAGAGGCAGATAAGGATACGAACAATCCACCGTTACTTCCACCACGTCCTCGAGTAGCTGCCGGGAAGTTGACGGCTTTGCGAAACGCTACCATTCAAGCAATGTCTAATCTGCTCAGCGCCAACATCGATTCCGGACTGATGCACTCCATTGATCTTGGATACAATCCGGATCTGCAAACACGGGCTGCTTTCATGGAAGTGTTGACGCAAATTCTACAACAGGGCACCGAGTTCGATACACTAGCAGAGTCAGTTATGGCAGATCGATTCGAACAGCTCGTTCAGTTGGTGACGATGATCAGCGATAAAGGCGAACTTCCAATTGCCATGGCACTTGCATCAGTCGTTACAACCTCCCAGATGGATGAACTTGCTCGCGTTCTGGTAACCCTGTTCGATGCCAAACATCTGCTCTCTCCTTTGCTGTGGAATATGTTCTACCGGGAAGTTGAGGTTTCCGACTGCATGCAAACCTTGTTCCGGGGAAACTCGCTCGGAAGTAAAATCATGGCATTCTGTTTCAAGATTTACGGTGCCAGTTATCTGCAAGGATTGCTGGAACCACTGATCCGACCGCTACTGGATGACCCAGTAACCAGTTTTGAGGTGGATCCCGCTCGTTTGGAAGCCAACGAAGACATCGAAGAAAACCGGAAAAATCTTATCGCCCTCACCCAAAAAGTTTTCGACGCCATCGTCAACTCCGCCGATCGTTTTCCTCCGCAGCTACGCTCGATGTGCCATTGCTTGTATCAGGTCCTGAGCAAGCGTTTTCCCAACCTTTTGCAGAACAACATCGGAGCCGTCGGAACGGTCATCTTTCTTCGCTTCATCAATCCGGCGATCGTTTCCCCGCAGGAACTGGGAATCGTTGGCAAACAGGTTCCCACCCAGACCAAACGGGGTCTCATGCTGATGTCTaaaattttacagaacattGCAAACCACGTGGAATTTTCCAAAGAGCAGCACATGCTATGTTTTAACGATTTTCTACGATCACACTTCGAGGACGGTCGTCGGTTTTTCATCAAAATCGCGTCGGACTGTGAAACAGTTGATCAGACTTCCCACAGTATGAGTTTCATCTCGGATGCCAACGTGTTGGCCTTACACCGTTTGCTGTGGTCCCACCAGGAGCGAATTGGAGACTATCTGTCGAGTAGCCGTGATCATAAAGCCGTTGGGAGGCGACCGTTCGATAAAATGGCAACCCTACTGGCCTATCTGGGGCCTCCGGAGCATAAACCGGTTGATTCGCATCTGTTGTTTTCGAGCTACGCTCGCTGGAGTTCGATCGACATGTCCTCAACCAACTTCGAGGAGATTATGGTGAAACATCAAATGCACGAGAAGGAAGAGTTCAAAACTCTCAAATCGATGAACATTTTCTACCAGGCAGGAACCAGCAAAGCTGGCAACCCTGTGTTTTACTACATCGCTCGACGCTACAAGATCGGCGAAACCAATGGCGATCTGCTGATCTACCATGTGATCCTGACCTTGAAACCCTTTTGCCATTCACCGTTCGAAGTGGTAATCGATTTTACGCACACCTGCTCGGACAATCGTTTCCGCACGGaatttctacaaaaatggttcTATGTTCTCCCGGAAGTCGCCTACGAAAACCTCCATGCTGCCTACATCTACAACTGCAACTCGTGGGTTCGTGAATACACTAAGTTTCACGATCGAATTCTTGCCCCTCTGAAAGGCTGCCGAAAGCTGATCTTCCTGGACTCGCCGGCAAAACTTAACGACGTAATCGACCCGGAGCAGCAGAAACTTCCCGGTGCAACTCTTTCCCTCGACGAAGATCTCAAAGTTTTCAACAACGCTCTTAAACTTAGTCACAAAGATACCAAAGTAGCGATAAAGGTTGGGCCAACAGCACTGCAGATTACTTCAGCCGAAAAAACCAAAGTCCTGGCACACTCCGTACTGCTGAACGATGTTTACTACGCCTCTGAAATTGAGGAAGTCTGTTTGGTGGACGACAATCAGTTCACACTGTCGATCGCCAACGAAAGCTCGCAGCTGAGCTTCATCCACAACGACTGCGACAACATAGTCCAAGCGATTATCCACATTCGTAATCGTTGGGAACTGAGCCAACCGGATTCGGTTACCGTTCATCAGAAGATTCGACCGAAGGATGTTCCGGGTACATTGCTAAATATGGCTCTGCTTAATTTGGGATCCTCGGATCCCAACCTGCGAACAGCAGCCTACAACCAGCTATGCGCTTTAACTGCAACGTTCGACCTAAAGATCGCGGGCCAGCTTTTGGAGACCCAGGGTCTATGTATCCCCTCGAACAATacgattttcatcaaatctgTCAGCGAAACGTTAGCAACGAATGAACCACACCTCACGCTAGAATTTCTGGAGGAGTGCATCCAAGGTTTCCAGCGGAGCACGATCGAGTTGAAGCATTTGTGCTTGGAGTACATGACTCCTTGGTTGGCCAATCTGGTGCGGTTCTGTAAACCCTCCGACGAGGGCAAACGGCAGAAGCAAGTGGCTTTGATACTTGAAAAGCTGATCAATCTCACGATCGAGCAAAAGGAAATGTATCCTTCGATTCAAGCAAAGATCTGGGGATCGATCGGACGGATTACGGAGCTGATCGATATGGTGCTGGATAACTTCATACATAAATCAGTAAGCTCTGGACTGGGATCACCGCAGGTAGAAATCATGGCTGATACGGCTGTGGCACTGGCCTCGGCGAACGTTCAGCTGGTTGCGAAAAAAGTCATTGGCAGGCTGTGTCGTGTGATGGACAAAACTTGTCATTCGCCTACAGCGTACCTGGAACAGCACATGATGTGGGATGACATCGCGATTCTTGCCCGCTACCTGCTAATGTTGTCCTTCAACAATTGTTTGGACGTCGCACGCCATTTGCCGTACCTGTTCCACACAGTTACCTTCCTAGTTTGCAGCGGATCTCTTTCGATGCGTGCATCGACCCACGGTCTAGTCATCAATATTATTCACTCGCTATGTACCTGCACCAAACCGTCCTTCTCAGAGGACACCCAACGAGTTCTACGACTTTCGCTGGACGAATTCTCCCTGCCTAAATTCTATCTGCTCTTTGGCATCAGCAAAGTAAAATCTGCTGCCGTCACGGCTTTCCGTTCATCCTGTCGTCACCCAAACGACCGCTGGCTTGGCAATGAACGTGTCTCGCAGGCACCGCCACCCGATCGTGAACGGCTAGCACTCCCATCGCTGGAAGTCATTACGGATGCTCTGCTTGAAATCATGGAAGCTTGCATGCGAGATATCCCGGAGTGTGATTGGCTACAAACCTGGACCTCACTGGCTAAAAGCTTCGCTTTCTGCTACAATCCTGCCTTACAGCCGCGGGCTCTTATCGTGTTCGGTTGCATCTCAAAAAGCATCACCGATCAGGACGTCAAACAGCTGCTCCGAATCCTAGTCAAAGCTTTGGAATCCTTCACCGATACTATCCTGCTGGAGTCTCTAGTCATGTGTCTTACCCGGTTGCAACCGTTGTTACGTCCCGAATCACCCATCCACAAGGCCCTGTTCTGGGTAGCTGTCAGCGTACTTCAGCTGGACGAGCCCACACTCTACGCAGCCGGATTGGCTCTGCTGGAGCAAAACCTGCACACCCTCAACTCGCAGCAACTTTTCGACAAGCAAAACATTGCTGATGTTATGATGACCACACGGGAACCGCTGGAGTGGCACTTTAAGCAGCTCGATCATGCCGTCGGTCTGTCGTTCAAATCAAACTTTCACTTTGCCCTGGTGGGTCATCTGTTGAAGGGCTTCCGGCATCCGACGCCGACGACGGTTTCGCGCACTTCACGGGTGCTGACCATGTTGTTGGGAATTGTGGCGAAGCCTCATGAACGCGATAAGTTCGAGGTGACACCGGACAGTGTGGCTTATTTGACGG CCCTGGTTTGCCTGTCCGAGGAGGTCCGTTCCCGTTGTCACGTGAAGCACACGTTACCGCGATGGCCGGTAGAAACCGGTGTCGCCGCGGAACCTGGTAGTGGTGGTGATCATCTGGCAGCTGGGGGTACTGCCGGTTCGCAAGCCGGTACCGCTGGTAGCCAAAATGTGCGCCGACAAAAATCCTGGGATATGCTGGACCAATCGGCGATCCAGTTCGCACGTCAATCGCACAAAGTTCAACCGCATCAG GACCCAGCTATCAGAGGAAAATCCTGGCGAAGTTTAGACTTAACCCATAATCCGCATCTAGGAATGATCAGTCATTCCACGTTTGTGTCACATGCCTGTACTAATACTAATACGAGCACCCCCTCTGCGTATAACACCACAACCAACAGCAACAACACGATCACCAACAATTCAAACAACACCGTCGGCAGTAGTCAGCTCGGTGGTGCCTACCACCGGAGTGATTTCCGCAATCGTCGCTCCTCGTCGGAACCGGTTAATCACCAGATGGTGTTGACTAACCCGAACATTGCCAAACTGTTGGCCCTCAGACAGGCTCACATTTACCCAGCGACTGGCATCTCTTCCGCTCCCCTCCCTACTGGTTTTGGTCAAAATTGTAGTACTGGAAATGCAGCTactaccaccaccaccaccaccaacaACCTGACCACTGCTCATACAAGTTCTGCCACTACCACCAGTACGCTAACGATCAATACGGCCAACAGTAGTGCCACTAACAGTACTAGCCCGGCACAGTCTATCGAAGAGATTGAAAACGACGATGAGGCAAATAACTTCATCGTCGACTGTTTGCAAGACATTTCATCGATCAAA